One segment of Panicum virgatum strain AP13 chromosome 1K, P.virgatum_v5, whole genome shotgun sequence DNA contains the following:
- the LOC120656021 gene encoding probable tocopherol O-methyltransferase, chloroplastic, which yields MVCLNSFEDTAHLAKRPTVVAHLKKNCLNFTILIANSLSPPNLPRHYDFRFTFIFVRLLLLLARRGKAHHVSPCHSQRLHSCTVQAQHSAQSRHTPRLASASASASFKYGRKWLPRRCSTLPSPPRALPQPAAATAAARRRYGRSHRAPPPVARRSRRHLLRPMASPTTAQAPAPAPPGLKEGIAGLYDESSGLWESIWGDHMHHGFYDSGEAASMADHRRAQIRMIEEALAFAAVPDDPEKKPKTVVDVGCGIGGSSRYLAKKYGAQCKGITLSPVQAERGNALAAAQGLSDQVSLQVADALEQPFPDGQFDLVWSMESGEHMPDKSKFVSELARVAAPGGTIIIVTWCHRNLEPSETSLKPDELNLLKRICDAYYLPDWCSPSDYVSIAKSLSLEDVKTADWSENVAPFWPAVIKSALTWKGITSLLTSGWKTIRGAMVMPLMIQGYKKGLIKFTIITCRKPGAA from the exons ATGGTCTGCTTAAACTCTTTTGAAGACACGGCCCACCTAGCAAAAAGACCCACCGTGGTTGCTCATCTAAAAAAAAACTGCCTCAATTTCACAATCCTGATAGCAAACTCACTCAGTCCTCCCAACCTGCCGCGGCACTACGATTTTCGTTTCACCTTCATTTTCGTCCGATTATTATTATTACTCGCACGCCGGGGAAAGGCGCATCACGTTTCGCCCTGCCACAGCCAGCGCCTCCACAGTTGCACGGTGCAAGCGCAGCACAGCGCGCAGAGCCGCCACACccctcgcctcgcctccgcctccgcctccgcctcctttAAATACGGCCGCAAATGGCTCCCGCGGCGCTGCTCCACCCTGCCCTCCCCTCCACGAGCGCTgccgcagcccgccgccgctacggccgcagcccgccgccgctaCGGCCGCAGCCACCGCGCCCCTCCGCCCGTCgcgcgccgctcccgccgccaccTGCTGCGCCCGATGGCCTCGCCGACGACGGCCCAggcccccgcgccggcgcccccggGCCTGAAGGAGGGCATCGCGGGGCTCTACGACGAGTCGTCGGGGCTCTGGGAGAGCATCTGGGGCGACCACATGCACCACGGCTTCTACGACTCCGGCGAGGCGGCCTCCATGGCGGACCACCGCCGCGCCCAGATCCGCATGATCGAGGAGGCGctcgccttcgccgccgtcCCAG ATGATccggagaagaagcccaaaacGGTAGTCGATGTAGGATGCGGAATTGGTGGTAGCTCGAGGTACCTGGCCAAGAAATACGGAGCACAGTGCAAGGGCATCACGCTGAGCCCCGTTCAAGCTGAAAGAGGAAACGCTCTCGCCGCTGCGCAGGGGTTGTCGGATCAG GTTTCTCTGCAAGTTGCTGATGCTCTGGAGCAACCGTTTCCTGATGGACAGTTCGATCTTGTGTGGTCCATGGAGAGTGGCGAGCACATGCCGGACAAGAGCAAG TTTGTTAGTGAGCTGGCACGCGTGGCGGCTCCTGGAGGGACAATAATCATCGTGACATGGTGCCATCGGAACCTGGAGCCATCTGAAACCTCGCTGAAACCGGATGAACTGAACCTCCTCAAGAGGATTTGCGATGCGTACTACCTTCCTGACTGGTGCTCACCCTCAGACTATGTGAGCATCGCCAAGTCTCTGTCTCTCGAG GATGTCAAGACAGCCGATTGGTCGGAGAACGTGGCCCCATTCTGGCCGGCCGTGATAAAATCAGCACTGACATGGAAGGGCATCACCTCTCTCCTGACAAGCG GGTGGAAGACGATCAGAGGGGCGATGGTGATGCCACTGATGATCCAGGGCTACAAGAAGGGgctcatcaagttcaccatcatCACCTGTCGCAAGCCCGGAGCAGCGTAG